The Amia ocellicauda isolate fAmiCal2 chromosome 16, fAmiCal2.hap1, whole genome shotgun sequence nucleotide sequence AGATGATCTTAAACATGCTTGTCCTTGTTATATGTTTAACACTTTTAACTTGAAATCAGTTTCTTTTGGAATCTGTAATACAAAACCCAGTCTTATCATTGCAGCAGGCTGTGCCGAATACCCACGTGGAATCACTAGCTGTTCTCTTATCCGAACTGTCTTTCCCCCCCAGGGGAACGAGTGAAGCAGCATTACCTCATCATTTCCTGTGCCTTGCCTGCACTGCAACATTAAAGACATCCTCTGTTCTCACTCAACTCAAGAGAATCTATTCAATTTGATTTGGTAAGGAACATGCAATATAAAAGAGCTTTAAGTTgccttttgtttggttttttctCTTCAGCAGCTCGCCTTGTGATGTCTGATGACAGCCTCAATTGGAAAGCAAAATGTTCTGTAAACAACCAGACGCTCAAGAGGGCAAAGGGGAATAATGACTTCACATCGCTATTTAAATCCCAACCGATTAGTGTTTGTTGCGACTGATGGGCGTACAGGACTGTGTTCATTATTAAAAGGTCTTCAGGGCAACAAAGTTGTATCATATTGTTTAGATCAGATTCTGCTGAGAACTGAAACTTGCAATGAAGTTTATAATCATACAAAATCTGTTCAGAGGCATTAAAGACACAGAGGTGGTGAAGCCAGAAAACAGCATAACATATCTTATTGTACAAAGCCATGCAGTACAGCCGTTGTATAGAGAGCTCTTCTCACAGCTGCTACTTCCACAAGGAGTTAGTTTACACCATGTTTCAAATTGTTTTTCTAGGGAATATCTTTTCTGATAAGAATGTTAAAGGCGGAATGTAAGAACACAAGCTAGGAAGTATCTCAGGCCTCTGGGCAACGTTTTACTGTGGGAATTATATTTTTGGCCCAACTGAATTTTCTTGCCAccaacttgtttttttatttaaccctTCAAATGTTTTCTAAGATGACTTTTGACAGAATCAAATAGAAAACATAACAGCATAAACAAATTTTTAAAAAGGGCAAAGTTAGTATCAACAGGTGCTTTACAGGGCCAGGAGTTTTCTATTGTCCTTTGCTCCTCAAAAATCTAAAATCTGACATGTTCAGAAACACTGTTCTTGGGTTTCCCTCAATTCAAGCATGAAGACATAATTATCTTGTGctcatttgtttttccattattcACACATAATGTGGGATTGTTTATGGGAAAAGCCAAAGTTCTGAAAGTTACAGTGCAAGGGGAACCTCAGCGAGGCCAGAGCTATAACCAGACCTTTGTGGGAGTTGATGGGTCAGGTTTTAAATCGACGGTAAGGGAACACTAATAGCCAACAAGAACAAAGTGCTTTCAGTGGTCCTTAAAGACTTATATTACACCTTCAATTTGACCTCACAGTACAATCAATGGAAATGAACTGGAGGTTTTCCTTACATATGCACTGCAATTATGGAATGATTATTAACCCATCGGTCTTATCAATCAGGACATTCACAGAAAAGACTCCAGTGAGTCTGCACAATCATTCCTCTCACATCAATCCCTCCGCTCAGACTGAATGTCAATCTGTAAAGGACACTGTCCGCAGTTCAGCCAAGCCCAGCCCAAGCAGGCTTCAAAAGAAACCAGTTCCTGTATCACACAAAGGGTACATGGGAGCCAAACCTAAAGAAATAAAGGTGCATTAAGCTGCCGaagtgcatttttgtttttggttaatttgtttgcttcacattttTCATGACTTGCTTATCATTTTATTAGATAATACATAAGCACAAAATGTTACGAAAAGAATAGAGatttgaatataaataaataaaaccatgaggaGAAATATAAAACcacaacacacaaatacaaaagcaAGACAACAGCTTTGGGTTAAAGTATCAGGGTAGAGAGGGGTTTATTTCAGGGGCTCCAGTGGGGTGGGTCTGGTtagtgtgttttttcttctgtagcGGGGTTTGCATGTGTGACCACCCTGTTGTAATGTGCACCTCAAATTCAATTGCTCTTCCTGTTACCTTGCCATTAAAGTGAATGTGCAGTAAATTATTCATGCAGTAAGCAGTTATTCACATACAGCAGAGGGGCTACTCAGCTCAAGAGCAGTTTCAGCTGTAAGACCCACTCCAGTCCCTTGCACTTCATAGCACAATGTAAAACTCTGCTCGGGCACTCTTAAGATCTTTAGACAGAGTTTTACAAATAGGAGAAACACAAATACTCAaaagatacaaataaattaataaataggtTAAATAAACAGTAATGGTGGAAAAAATAGCTGCAAACAGTGCTCACTACACAGCAAAGATCGTTTTTAGAAGCTGTATTCCCGGCTTCATGTAGAAACATAGGAGTTCCTTCATGTTCTTGTTCAAGTTCTTGAAGCCCTAAGATGGAAAGACTAACCAAGTTATTTGGTCATGAAATGCAGAACCTTATCCAGTTATGCTTTTGTGCATTTGGTAAAAATCCGGACTTTCCTTCATTCGCCTTTCTTGTGACGACCGCCTTTGACAAACAGCCTGAAGATCTCAGTTCCAAACCAAGTCCAAGTGAGTTGCCGGAGTGAGCGGTGAAGTAGCACACAAGGGATacagtaaaaatacaaaataataccaTAAATTATAGATTCGTAAAGGAAAGTGGCTCAAAAAGGAGCAGTCAGTCTAAAAGCAGGACGCAAAAGtgctttcaattttaaaacaaGGCGTCCATATGCTCACTGTCCACATGtcttacaattacaatttctgTCATAAAATGTCCATTTACATGTGATATTCCACATCCTTTGACATCAgtgtttgatttagattttttaccTGGAATATATAACTATTCTGAGCATTAATcactatgtatgtatacatcttATAtcgaaagagaaaaaataaaagttaacctcaaaaaataattttgtagcaaacgttttgtttttgtcagccTCAATAGCACCATAGTGCTCCACAATGACACCTAATTACCTTCATTTATTTGGATTTTGTGAATCCACTCCCTTCCCCCACTGCCTCACATCCCCACATCTTTCCAAACACAGTTGCAGGAGTGTGAGGAATGAGAAGAATGGATGATGCTTCCAAAAAAGGGGACTACTAATGATAAAGACCATGAATGGTACTACAGAGCTTGTTTACAGAAGTTGAGGCCTAGTCCATAGTTCTAGACAAACATGAATCAGTATATGAAATCTTGAAATATCAAACGTAAAGGAGATGACCTCAATTCTGGCctatatatttcattataggGAGAACTTTTAACTGAGAAGTAAAAAATGTTGCTTTGGACACTGCAGAATACTAAAAAAATCTTGATTTGGCTCCCTGTTTCAAGGCCTTGTTTGATGTTGCCTGGGTGCAGCTGATAAGAAACAAAGCCCCAGCTGAAATGTACCCTGAATTTATATGTTATGTTTCAGTGTCACTTGCCACAAGGAGTGAGATAAAGGCCACCTCAAATAACTAAATTTAATGAGCACCGTAGTAACCTAAAGCAGAGTGGCAGTGGGAGATCAACTGTGTTGTGCATGGGGATAAAGGGAAAACAATAATGTGGTTATTCTGATTAGGAGGCAGTAAAATCAGTTTGTTTCTACTTTTGGTCGaagaagataatgcaaaactgcACTCTGTTAGAATATGTATTTTCATGGATGCTATACATCCTCTGCCCTTTTCAGAACGCAGAGTGTAAACATGGTCAATCATCAAAATGAAGGCCAACAGTTTTGAGAGTCACCACCGCGATTGAACACAAAGCAGGAGCTGGCCAGGCCCCCGTCACACGGATGAGGTCTGGAGGCTCTGGTCAGGGCCCTTGCCCTGCAGGCTTCCCGAGATGTTGTCGGAGTCCAGCAGTTCCACAATGCTGTACGGAGAGCAGTCCTCCAGGCCCAGCTTCCCGCAGGCCCAGCCGCAGAATCCCTTCTCCAGGTCGCGCACGGCCAGCCACCATTCGGCAAAGGCCCAGGACACCTGCGTGATGGCGGAGTAGAGCCCCAGGGACAGGGACACGGccatgatgaggatggggtagAAGATGATGAGGAAGGGGCAGACGGTGATCTTGTGCCAGAACGTCCGCTCCTCGTTGTAGACCAGGAACACGTTGTACCAGGTGATGGTGCCATAGTAGAAGGAGGTGACAAAAGAGAGCAGGAAGACCACGGGGGCACAGGACAGGCTCCACAGCACCACGTGCGGGCCATGCCCAGCCCCCAGCCGGCAGGACCGCTTCGCCCCATCGGCGTCCTCGCCCACCTCCTGCAGCTGTTCTTTGGAGCGGTTCAGTTCCCGCAGCTCCTTCTCGGTCAGCGTGACGTGGATGTCCACCATCTGGCCTTTCTTCTTGCCCCGGGTGATGGTGCCGGTCAGAGTAACATAGCGGCTGTCAGGTGGCACGCTCCAGCCTCCTGTTGAGACACGCCACACAATCACAGTAGGCCCTGGACTTCTCAAGGCTAAATCTCCACCACCCTCCTGTTTTGACTGAaactgcatgtttttatttatggacATTTCATTTGAGGCTTCTGCTATGATAACAGGTGATGAAGGATAAGAACTTACACATTAAAGGAGATGTAAAACAACAagttaatataaaacagtatacattttcattaaattataAACTGCAGAAGAATTAAACATTCATGTGGGAGAGATGCCCTGCCACctgtattattgtgtctgtagCAATCTGTACACATCTTAAACGTAATCCTCATTGTTTTTTCTCCTAATACATGCAGGTCTAGGAGCATCGAGCACTGCATCAGGAAGACATCAATAATTCACACATGAAAAAACAGGCACATGGTTATTGAATTACATGAGCCACTGTACTCGGATCACTATTATGGATGTCTTTATTAAAGTGTTGGGGAAATGGCAAACCACAAGAGTGGGGATGCGAGCGCAGATCATTTATAATTCTCAATCCTCTCCATTTTCCGAGATATAAAAGGGACTAATAGGCCAGTGGTAGGCTGTGTAGCTGCTGGGTGTAATGTTCTGCTTGCAAGTGAGAGAGAATCAAGACCAATTAGTGGCTTAGAAAGTGCAGTACATTAATGACTGGCTGTTGGCAGGAAAAccaattttgtaaaaaaaactatatatctGGGCGTGCAGGTGTAAGCTGGGTCCTCCTGTTTCTCTCAAATCCTCAATGTGTTCAGCTGTATTGagattttaaatatgaatgatagAAAAGAGAAGGTTTAGATTCAAAATGTCTGCAAAATATAGTAGAGCCCATTGTGTATTATGAACACAGTGTACCATGGATATTattctgtgtctgtttttcatCTTCCCGACGGTCCAGTGAAAGGAAAAAGCTCCTCAAATTCCCGCCAGTGTTTGCTGGGACCTCCTACATCAATACAGTGtctgtattattttcaaaagcataAGGTCTCCTGCTCTCACCTTCTCCGGTGGGGGTACTGAGGAATTTGGCCCCCTCCTCGGAGCTCTTCTCCGCACCGTCCTCGCCCCCCTGGTCCTCTCCGTTgcccctctctgtgtcagacCGGTACACGATGATGGACTCCGGCCGAGGCtccttcttcctcctcttcctccgcgTCGTGCCGGTTTCCTCGTCCTCCAGAGGGCCGCTGGCGACCTCTGACCTCCGCAGTGAGGCCAGCCTGGGGCTCTCGGCCCCCCGGCGACTCACCTGCTCCATGCCGAGTGCCCCCTGGGACACCTCCTCTCGCATTCGCGTCACCTTTCAACCTCCCTCAGGCAGCGCGAAGGACAGCAGTGAACTCCATGCTGCTGGAGCACAATACACACAGCTTCTGATAAAAAGAGGAGAGAAACGATTACTGTCGAGACCACCACAGTCGAACGGGTGCATGTTCAATGCCACTGAAGAAaagataagaaaagaaaaaaacggaACTTACAGTTACTGGCTCAAAACTATTTGCAGGACAATCTGTGAAAAACCCCAATGCATCTGGTATATCAGTATCAACAAATCTCTGGAAGCAGCATCCATTACTGCATTACACAATTGTCTGTTTCTTGTCATTCAGTCAGGCTGCCTCAAATAAGACTCAGGATTATTTTCTCAGATGTGGTACAAGTTATTACAAGATTTAAACCTCAGGATGGTGGCTGTGCAGGAGCGATCGCAATAATATGGTACTACTACAATGCTAAAACAGCTAGACTATCCCTCTATAGACAAAACATGTCTGGTTTTGACCAAAACATAGAtaatatgaaatgaaaaattGGCCACATTGTTAAGTCTGGGGTGGTGGTGGGTGGAATGCAGAATATTCTGTAAAATTGAATGAAATCTACTAGAATATATTCAAATGtggtttttttcctctctctctctctgttcagcTCACATTTTAATCTCACCCACTGAACCACTTCCAGAATGGTTTGGTTTTGGCCTATGCAATTATGCGGTGAGCAAATCGGAGTTAATGGGGAAAAAGGGGTCGATTCGCTCCTCCTCTTCCAGTCAACCGCTCATTGTGCAGCCCATCTTTCCCCCCCAGTCCCCAGCAGCCTGTGACACATGACATCCACGCCACTCGTCGCCCTCCGTGTGAAATGACTCATGTAAACGCTGAACAGCTGCAATTACACAAAAACCCACAGAAGGATGCGTTGTTTTATATGACATACAACATGCATGAATGCATACAGGTTACATTGGGATTTAGTGCCCGTTACTTCAATGTCCAGCTGTTTGATGCATGCAATCCTTTAAATGTCAAGGAATCATGGGAGTGTGTTTGCAGATGTGTTATTTAGTATCACATTTGCTCTACTTGTTACATGCACTTAGCAACAGCAATGAACTAAAATAGCAGccgatgttaaaaaaaaaaaaaaagatgaaattaATATCGGGTTTATATTATATAAGGTATTAAAGCAGCTGTAGGGGATAAACACACCAATGCTGATTTAAGCTGGCTAAGGTTAAAACACCTAGACAGGGGGggaaacatttatatttcagaaaaacacgatttatttctaattattttgtttCGCATTGGCTGTGAAATTTGCAAATACCGACTCAATCACAGCGGATCCATCATCACACCCAAACATCCCATCTTTTGTTTCGGGTGCATGCAGAAGGGGGCAGatgttgcttttcttttgtGGGGAAAGCGTGCCCTCTTACCTTAAAAAAGGGGCCACGGGTCCGGGTTATTCAAAATCCAAGTGTAACGGCGTTGTGCTCAATCTTTCACAAATCAATCTGCTGTGGAAGAAACCGAAATCAATACCCAGCTCCTTCCCCGGCCGAGCTTCTGCGAGTTGCCGCACAAAGGAGCCCGAGAGTCGGATTCCAGGGTCCTGTTCGCCCCGCCCCGCTGCTCTCcaaccccaggacctggccaaTCCGAGAGGGCGGCGCCGAGCGCACACAGCCGGCCTGCCTCCACAGCGAGGCTCGGGGATGGCTCTGCCCGGAGATTAGACGAAAAACGGATCTTTTGGGAGCTGGGTTATTTTTAAACACAGGAGCTGTCTATCCCCCCCTTATTTGGCATTCAAAGGCATACCCGCAACTCAATTCAAATAAATCAGGATGAATAATGCATGTTTTTGTTAACAAGATCTAATGTCTCAAAGAATATTGAATGACTGTCATGGTATAATCTATACCAAAATATGGCCcgcattattatattttattggtGGATGTAAAAACATGTGTTGTGCATTGATAGTGTGTATTGAATTATTGCATATTACATGGATTGTAGTCTTCAAGCCAACATAATTGTACATGAGCAATGGGCATGTCCCACACTTCAAAACCTCTGTACGCATGTATGGGTTTGACACAATCTAGGCTCATTTTAAAGTGAGCCAAGTCATCTGttaatgacaaaacaaacaatgaacTTTTAAGATATACAAAAAAGGCTATAGACTGGTCTTTCAACCCAGccttcaaatgcaatttcattGAACCAAAGAAATGCCCGCCCTCCCCCCCAGACTCAGGGCTCCACGAAATCAGGTCAGCCCCCCCACAGGAGAATAATTCTCCACATAAAGGGCAATAACACACCATCCACCTATTCTGATTCTAAAGCCAACTGTGCcgttttcacatttatttacattatatatgtcTAATCATTAATCATTATATTACTCGACATGTACTGTATTTAGGACTACTTTTTTATAGCGTGATATATTCAGAATACATTCTAATTTAAACTATACCTGTAACCCCCAATGACAATTTAATACAAGACAAattatagatttttattttattgtctctTGGCAAGTGTGGTAATTTCTATCATGTGGGGTtttagtgtatatataattaaatagtaAATACAGTTATGCCTCTTGATGTATCAAAAAGtataattacagaaaaaaactaagataatttaaacaaatcagtataattaacataacataacatacaattaaacacacacacacaacacttgaGAACTGGACAGCCTTCAAGCCTTCAATCAACATGGGAAGAAGGGTGTTTTTCAGGACAGCGTCACAGCTTGCTCTTCGTGATCTCTTTCAACGTGTCGGTGTTCTCTCCCTCTGGTGGCGGGGGCCAGGCGCTGTGCTCTGCTCAGAGAAAACATGATGTTCACATCAGATGAACGTTATGGCTTTCCTCACGTGGGGCTGAATTACACCTTTAACAACCACTGAACTACGACTGAAGCTCATTGCTCACAGTACCGTAAGATCAGATCAGTGTCTGGCTGAAGGTAACAGGTAACCTTCTTCCCCAGGAAGCCCTATCGTG carries:
- the tmem169b gene encoding transmembrane protein 169, with the translated sequence MREEVSQGALGMEQVSRRGAESPRLASLRRSEVASGPLEDEETGTTRRKRRKKEPRPESIIVYRSDTERGNGEDQGGEDGAEKSSEEGAKFLSTPTGEGGWSVPPDSRYVTLTGTITRGKKKGQMVDIHVTLTEKELRELNRSKEQLQEVGEDADGAKRSCRLGAGHGPHVVLWSLSCAPVVFLLSFVTSFYYGTITWYNVFLVYNEERTFWHKITVCPFLIIFYPILIMAVSLSLGLYSAITQVSWAFAEWWLAVRDLEKGFCGWACGKLGLEDCSPYSIVELLDSDNISGSLQGKGPDQSLQTSSV